The Xenopus laevis strain J_2021 chromosome 5L, Xenopus_laevis_v10.1, whole genome shotgun sequence genome has a segment encoding these proteins:
- the LOC108716394 gene encoding taste receptor type 2 member 13: MDLALQVIVLFQFFLGITVNGFIVGVFFTQWITGGNLNTIDTILIVVGLMRFLWHWVISLTNLLPDIELPVSATFISFISSLLNWNSFGLVSVLYVTYCVKISNYNNAVFLYIKLRISKTLKWLTVATLVINLAYSVISVPWDVVLSHQNNSDILLGNSPFIITGITTDYSFVLFCIVFSISFVIRLASMLALIHSLRRHMQQIQCSGTPIQNPHLAAHLRVIKVLILFLSLYIMYFTSLIIGSLDKYKTKRLSIPYVIILCFYPSVHSGVLIFSNRKLRKAGLAMYHRSINCAKTRKPNTQIQNTV, translated from the coding sequence ATGGATTTGGCTCTGCAAGTCATAGTGTTGTTTCAGTTCTTCCTGGGGATCACTGTAAATGGATTCATCGTCGGGGTATTTTTCACGCAGTGGATAACTGGTGGAAACCTCAATACCATTGACACAATCCTTATTGTTGTGGGTCTAATGAGATTCCTCTGGCATTGGGTCATTTCTTTGACCAATTTATTGCCTGACATTGAGTTACCGGTATCTgctacttttatttcttttatcagCTCTTTATTAAACTGGAACAGCTTTGGGCTGGTTTCCGTGCTCTACGTCACCTACTGTGTCAAGATCTCGAACTATAACAACGCTGTTTTCCTTTACATCAAGCTCAGGATCTCCAAAACATTAAAATGGCTAACTGTGGCCACTCTGGTGATTAATTTGGCTTACAGTGTCATTTCAGTTCCGTGGGATGTTGTTTTGTCCCATCAGAATAATTCCGACATTTTGCTTGGGAACAGCCCATTTATCATTACAGGGATAACCACGGACTATAGCTTCGTTCTGTTCTGCATTGTGTTTTCCATTTCATTTGTAATACGCTTGGCCTCTATGTTGGCTTTGATCCACTCTCTCAGGAGGCACATGCAGCAGATACAATGTAGTGGGACCCCCATACAAAACCCGCATCTGGCAGCCCATTTAAGGGTAATAAAAGTACTGATATTATTTCTGTCCCTTTACATTATGTATTTTACATCATTGATCATTGGTTCACTTGATAAGTATAAAACAAAACGGCTATCCATTCCCTATGTTATTATTCTCTGCTTCTACCCCTCTGTCCATTCCGGGGTCCTGATCTTCTCCAACAGGAAATTGAGAAAAGCCGGTCTGGCCATGTATCATAGATCCATTAATTGTGCAAAGACCAGGAAACCAAACACCCAAATCCAGAACACAGTGTGA